The sequence below is a genomic window from Pyrobaculum sp. 3827-6.
CGGCTTTCTATGTACAGTAGCTCTACTTCCTGGTCTGCTGAGTAGATTACAGAGGGGGAGCTTCGCTACGATTTTAACACTCGCCACAGCCATAACCGGCACCCTTATGGGGTTGATCGCCCCACGTGACTACCTGATCTCAGCCGCCGTGGTGTTTCCAAGTAGTTTAGATCTCCCCACCGCCCTGCTGGTGTTCCACGTAGTCTGCGCCACGGCGCTTGCGGCTTCCCTAGCTTGGACCTCGGCGAGCCACATAACGGCGCCAGTTGCCTACCTCTACATCAAGGCAAGAGGGAGAAAACTGCGTAAGTTGCTAGAGATGCGATGTAGGCAAGTACTAGATTAATCACGACACTTAGCGCGGTAAGCCTCCAGCCCACGATTTTATACAAGGCGGAGAGCGTGGCTACACATGCCGAGTAAAAAGCCGTGAAGACTAGAAACGCCATTATACTAGGCACCGGAAGACCCGCCACGATGTCCAGCCCCCCGGTGGCCTCTAAGAGCCCCAGCACGACCTCCTTAAATATCCACCCCCCAATCAACGGCACCACCACCTGCCACGGCAACCCAATAGGTTCGAAAATAGGCTGAAGCGCCATGCCCATGATGCCTAGATACGACTGGGACACGTCGTCTACCAACCCCCCAGGCCCGAAGGCTTGAAGCGGCCACAGCGCGATAACTACGAGCGCTATGAGAACCCCCGCTTTGCTTATGAATTCCTTGAAGCTGATAGCAACCTTCCGCATGTATATGCCTAAATTCGGCCACATGAGGGGGGCAGGCGGTACGAAGCCCATAGCCTCGCCTTTGATATTCAAGACCTTTCTGTAGATGAAAGAGGCCGTCACAGCAAATATGAACGCCGCGGCGTACGGGAGGAACACGGCTAGGGGTATCAGGTAGGGAATCTTCGCCAGAGCCGCCGTGGCCACTGCAGTGAATATTGCGAGTCTGGCGACGCATGGGATAAACGGCGTGAGCAACGCGGTGACTACCCTGCTACCACTCCCCCACATCACCTTCGCCGTGGTGACACCAGGGACGTTGCACGAGGCGCTGATGAATAGACACACCACGCCGCGAGGCGGCACGCCTATCCTAGCCAGTTGCCTCTCCACAGCTTTAGACAGTTGGGCTATCAGCCCGCTGTCCTCGTAGAATATTACTAACATGAAGGCAATCAACACGTACACCGATATAGATAACAGTGTTAATACCGAATCCCACAGAGCCTCTACGATAAATCTTCCAAGTAGCCCGCCGACCGAGTTCGTCACTATATCAGAGACATAGGTGTCAAGGGAATCCAACAGAGATGACAGCGAGACTGGTAGCTGACCTCCCCATGGCGTGACCCCCTCGATGAGCGCCATGAGCAACAAAGTAGTGGCAACGCCTATCCCGAAGAGGAACAGCGCCGCAAGCGCAGGACGCGAGAAAATCGCCGATCTAGCAAAGACGTGAGGCGGTACATCAAGCTTAGTTGGACGTAGTTCCGATTTTGGCAATCCCCTTATTAGTAGTTCTTTCACCTCGCGAATGCCTTCTCTCTTTGTCGCAACGGCATACACCACAGGTACTGATAGCTTTTTCGACAACTCCTCAGCAGTGTATGGAGGCCTCCAGATGTCAGACATGTTAAAAACAACCACAACAGGCTTATGCCTACTCACGATCTCGGCGATTCTAAGACCTTGATTAAGTGCGTGGGGGGCAACCACTACGACGACCCCGTCGTAGTCGCCCTCGACAGCTTCTTTCAAGGCGAGTTTTTCGTCCTCATCCACTGGATTGTCAGGGTTAAACACACCCGGGAGATCTACTATCTCCACAATCTCCGACCCACTTCTTATCACTCCCTTGTGTATCTCAAGAGTTGTGCCTGGGTAATTCGCCGTCTTCACATAATACCCAGTAAGAGCATAAAACAGCGCGGACTTCCCAACATTAGGAGGGCCCACTATGGCGTATCTCTTCATCAACGCTATTAACAATGTTACTATTTAAATTTTTCTGAGAAAATCTACTACTTATTAAAAGAAGTTTTCGAAACAACTTCAAAGACAGAGGTCAGCTGTAACTGGAGAATAAAGCTTGACAGGACTGGCCGATCTAGACATGCCACGACAATACACCACCCCCGCTCTTTAACGCATTATGTAGCTAACAATAGATATTAAGAAAATTGCTTTCAAATTGGCTGTGAATTTCACCTCCCTCATTTCAGGAAGGACAAAATCCCTCACCACTTGGATAAACGGCTTTAGATACCGTAGGCTTGCGGTTGGGGATGTCTATGTCTATTGAACTTAGAGGAATTTTAAAAAATTTTGGCGAATTTGTCTTGGGACCAGTGGACCTCGCCGTGGATCGTGGTGAGCGGGTCGCGGTGGTGGGGCCCTCCGGCTCTGGTAAGTCGACATTGCTTAGAATAATCGCCGGCTTGTCCCGTCCCGATAAGGGCAGAGTGTATATAGACGGTGTAGATGTGACGGATGTAGAGCCGTGGAGGCGCGGGGTGGGGTTGTGTTTCAAAGCCCCGCCCTCTTCCCCTCCATGACTGTGCTTGAAAACGTGGCCGAGCCCCTCTTGTCGCGTGGGGTGGGTAGGGGGGAGGCCTTCTCTAGGGCTAGGGAGGTTCTGGAGAGGTTGGGACTTTCGAAACTCGCCCATAGGTACCCCGCCCAGCTCAGCAGAGGTCAGCAACAGAGGGTGTCTATTGCGAGGGCGCTCGCGGCTGAGCCGCGGGTTCTGCTGTTCGATGAGCCTCTCACGGCTCTGGACATACCGCTGAGGGGGGAGGTTCTGCCCTACATCTACGAGGCGTCGAGGGGGCGCACTGTTCTGTACGTAACGCACGACTTCGAAGAGGCTACGTACATCGCGGAGAGAGTGGTCGTGCTTATGGAGGGGAGGGTGGCGGCCGACGGCGGCGCGGTGGAGCTTTTCGAAAATCCGCCGAATCCCAGAGTCGCCGAGTTCCTCGGCTACAGCAACAAACTGCCTAGTGGTTGCGGGGTCTTGTACTTCAGGCCGTGGGATGTGAAGCCCGGCGCCACTCACAGAGGCGTCGTCTTGGCCGTCTGGTACAGGGCTGGGCGGCATGAGGTGTTGGTAGACGTCGGGGGGAGCCGTGTGAGATTGATATGGCCCGAGAAGCCGCCCCTCGACGTTGTGGAGTTCGACGTGGTGAAGGGCCGCTGTTTCCCTGGCTAAATGGTAAAGGGCCTCGTCTTCACCAGTCTAGAAGCCGCTAGGGTGGCCAGAACTATGGCGGCTAGCAACGCCGAGTAGAAATGCCCTGTCTCTATGAGGTCGGGTGCCCTAGATGTGAGGAGCCGCACGGCGGCGGCGGACAGGGTCTCGGACCCCCCGGTTGTGAGAATCAGGGCAAGAGTTGTCTCGGATAGAGAAGAGGCGAGTGACATGAGCCACGTCTGCAGTACGGTAGGCCCCAGCATCTCCGTAGCGATTCTAGTCACGCATTTAAACGGCCCGAGGTAGAGGACACAAGCCTCTCTTACGTCCTGCCGTATCTTCTCCCAAGCGGGTTTAATGAGAGAGTATGCTAGGGGCGTGATAACTAGCGTGTGCGCCGCGGCTAGTATAAGCGCCGTGCCGTACAGCGGCTGTGCTAGGTGGAAGAACCCCAGAGCAAAGAGACTCTTCGAGAGAGATAGCAACTATATATATAGCCACGGGGTGCCTCTCCCCCGCCGACTCCGCGACCAGGAAGGAGATCGCCGCCATAAGCGACGCGGTTGCAGAAAGGACCGCCACCAATACGCTTGTGGTCAAAGGCTGGACGAGCTCCCCCAGCCCCCTCGGCTGTACAAGGGGCTGGAAGAGGTAGAAGCTCAAGATGGTGTAGTACGCCAACACGGCGGCCGACGCCGCAAGCGCCACTGCGCCCACCCTCGGGGGCCTGGGAGCCTGTTCTGCAGAGGACGGGGCAGGTAGCTTAATGAATGGAATTGCCAAAGCCAGCGAAACGGCTAGGGTGAGAAGTACTGTTGTGGAGACTAGGTTCGACGACGCGAAAGAGGTAGCGTAGATGTAGATCAAGAGCTCCAGGGTGGGGTAGCGGCCTCCGAGGAGGAGCGGCGTGGTAAAACTCAGAAAGCTAAATACAAAGACGGTGTAGAAGGAGTAGAGAACTGCGGGCCTTAGCTCATACATGAAAATCCTCAGCCTGGCGACGGCCCTCCTTGCGTATAGATCTACGGCGTCGAGCAGATCCGCCGGTATAGACCGCGCGTTTGCCTCCAGCAACAAGGCGGCGTAGGGGGCGTAGTAAACCCCATGCGCCAGCACCACGCCCCAGGGGCTGTACATAACATCTCCGTGAAGCCTAATCAAGGCGTCTACGGTGGAGAGGGCCGGGGCGAAGAAAGGCACCAGCGCCACGGCCCTCGCCCAGGGCAGACGTAGGTAGGCGGGTAGCAGGGCAAAGCCTCCCGCCAGCGACAGCGCCGCCGAGAGAAGCGCCTGCGCCACCGTAAATCCGAATACCCACAGCGTGTATCTGTCCACGGCGAGAGCCACGCCGTAGTTGGCGAGGAGAAGGGCGTAGGGCGTCGTGTAGGCA
It includes:
- a CDS encoding ferrous iron transporter B, which gives rise to MKRYAIVGPPNVGKSALFYALTGYYVKTANYPGTTLEIHKGVIRSGSEIVEIVDLPGVFNPDNPVDEDEKLALKEAVEGDYDGVVVVVAPHALNQGLRIAEIVSRHKPVVVVFNMSDIWRPPYTAEELSKKLSVPVVYAVATKREGIREVKELLIRGLPKSELRPTKLDVPPHVFARSAIFSRPALAALFLFGIGVATTLLLMALIEGVTPWGGQLPVSLSSLLDSLDTYVSDIVTNSVGGLLGRFIVEALWDSVLTLLSISVYVLIAFMLVIFYEDSGLIAQLSKAVERQLARIGVPPRGVVCLFISASCNVPGVTTAKVMWGSGSRVVTALLTPFIPCVARLAIFTAVATAALAKIPYLIPLAVFLPYAAAFIFAVTASFIYRKVLNIKGEAMGFVPPAPLMWPNLGIYMRKVAISFKEFISKAGVLIALVVIALWPLQAFGPGGLVDDVSQSYLGIMGMALQPIFEPIGLPWQVVVPLIGGWIFKEVVLGLLEATGGLDIVAGLPVPSIMAFLVFTAFYSACVATLSALYKIVGWRLTALSVVINLVLAYIASLATYAVFSLLP